From the Chitinolyticbacter meiyuanensis genome, one window contains:
- a CDS encoding lysophospholipid acyltransferase family protein, translated as MLVALMRPVAWLPLCVFHALGAALGWLAWALSPSYRRRLAENLRGSGLAKNDSDYSRMLHASIAAHGRGGLELIPAWLRPAQHVADWVKERDGWEHLEAALAKPEPIIFVTPHLGGIEVCGVHLAMSIPRQLAALYRPPKIAWLEPLMLVSRNRENGLAAPANAQGVRILLKALKQGQTAYMLPDQAPGAGEGAWAPFFGRQAYTMTLLARLAVSSKATVLFCFAERLGCGRGYRMHVRPMQGAFSGEAAADAALLNANIEALVALCPTQYLWSYNRYKRPSGAPEAP; from the coding sequence ATGCTCGTTGCGTTGATGAGACCCGTTGCCTGGCTGCCGTTGTGCGTGTTCCACGCGCTGGGCGCCGCGTTGGGCTGGCTGGCCTGGGCGCTGTCGCCGAGCTATCGGCGCCGGCTGGCCGAGAACCTGCGCGGGTCGGGGCTTGCGAAAAACGACAGCGATTATAGCCGAATGCTGCACGCGAGTATTGCAGCGCACGGCCGTGGCGGGCTGGAGCTGATCCCGGCATGGTTGCGCCCGGCCCAGCACGTGGCGGACTGGGTGAAGGAACGCGACGGCTGGGAGCACTTGGAAGCGGCGCTGGCCAAGCCGGAACCCATCATCTTTGTCACGCCGCACCTTGGCGGGATCGAGGTCTGCGGCGTACATCTTGCGATGAGCATTCCGCGCCAGCTTGCTGCGCTGTATCGCCCGCCCAAGATCGCCTGGCTGGAGCCGTTGATGCTGGTGTCGCGCAATCGCGAAAACGGCTTGGCCGCGCCGGCCAATGCCCAGGGGGTACGCATCCTGCTGAAGGCGCTGAAGCAGGGTCAGACTGCCTATATGCTGCCGGACCAGGCGCCGGGTGCGGGGGAGGGGGCGTGGGCCCCGTTCTTTGGCCGGCAGGCCTACACGATGACGCTGCTGGCGCGGCTGGCGGTATCGAGCAAGGCGACGGTGCTGTTCTGCTTTGCCGAGCGCCTGGGCTGTGGTCGCGGCTACCGCATGCATGTGCGGCCGATGCAAGGTGCCTTCAGCGGTGAAGCGGCAGCGGATGCCGCATTGCTGAATGCCAATATCGAAGCGTTGGTGGCGCTGTGCCCTACCCAATACCTGTGGAGTTACAACCGCTACAAGCGCCCGTCCGGTGCGCCGGAGGCGCCATGA
- the metK gene encoding methionine adenosyltransferase gives MKEFLFTSESVSEGHPDKVADQISDSILDAILTQDKNARVAAETLVNTGLVVLAGEITTTANIDYIQIARDTIKRIGYDHSDIGFDYKTCAVLVAYDKQSPDIAQGVDEGAGLDLDQGAGDQGLMFGYACDETPQLMPAPIYYAHRLVQRQAELRKDGRLPWLRPDAKSQVTLRYDAESGRVLEVDTIVLSTQHHPDVSHAQLSEAVIEEVIKPVLPKEWLKDPKYLVNPTGRFVIGGPMGDCGLTGRKIIVDTYGGAAPHGGGAFSGKDPSKVDRSAAYAGRYVAKNIVAAGIARQCLVQVSYAIGISKPVSIMVDTWGTSKLSNEEIVKLIERHFDLRPKGIVQMLDLLRPVYTRTAAYGHFGREEPDFSWERTDKAEALRADAGL, from the coding sequence ATGAAAGAATTCCTCTTTACCTCCGAATCGGTCTCGGAAGGCCATCCGGACAAGGTCGCTGACCAGATCTCCGACTCCATCCTCGACGCCATCCTCACCCAGGACAAAAACGCACGCGTCGCGGCGGAAACGCTGGTGAACACCGGCCTCGTGGTGCTCGCCGGCGAGATCACCACCACCGCCAACATCGATTACATCCAGATCGCCCGCGACACCATCAAACGCATCGGCTACGACCACAGCGACATCGGCTTCGACTACAAGACCTGCGCCGTGCTAGTCGCCTATGACAAGCAAAGCCCCGACATCGCCCAAGGCGTGGACGAAGGCGCTGGCCTCGACCTCGACCAGGGTGCCGGCGACCAGGGCCTGATGTTCGGCTATGCCTGCGACGAAACCCCGCAGCTGATGCCGGCCCCGATCTACTACGCGCACCGGCTGGTGCAGCGCCAGGCCGAACTACGCAAGGACGGCCGCCTGCCGTGGCTGCGCCCGGATGCCAAGAGCCAGGTCACGCTGCGCTATGACGCCGAATCGGGCCGCGTGCTCGAAGTCGACACCATCGTGCTCTCCACCCAACACCACCCGGACGTCAGCCACGCACAGCTTTCCGAAGCGGTGATCGAGGAAGTGATCAAGCCGGTACTGCCCAAGGAATGGCTGAAGGATCCGAAGTACCTGGTCAACCCGACCGGCCGCTTCGTCATCGGCGGCCCGATGGGCGATTGCGGCCTGACCGGCCGCAAGATCATCGTCGACACCTACGGCGGCGCAGCGCCGCACGGCGGTGGCGCATTCTCCGGCAAGGATCCGTCCAAGGTCGACCGCTCGGCCGCCTACGCCGGCCGCTATGTGGCCAAGAACATCGTCGCCGCCGGCATCGCCCGCCAGTGCCTGGTGCAGGTGAGCTACGCCATCGGCATCTCCAAGCCGGTCTCGATCATGGTCGACACCTGGGGCACCTCCAAGCTCAGCAATGAAGAGATCGTCAAGCTGATCGAGCGCCACTTCGATCTGCGCCCCAAGGGCATCGTGCAGATGCTGGACCTGCTGCGCCCGGTCTACACCCGCACCGCCGCCTACGGCCACTTCGGCCGCGAAGAGCCGGATTTCAGCTGGGAGCGCACCGACAAGGCCGAGGCGCTGCGCGCCGACGCCGGGCTGTAA
- a CDS encoding rhodanese-like domain-containing protein — MQHLQPQELASWLTDADRPQPVLLDVREANEVAYCALPGIVHIPMQEIPARQQELDPDRPTVVICHHGMRSYQVAMFLERNGFEQMINLTGGVAGWADQVDPAFPRY; from the coding sequence ATGCAACACCTGCAACCGCAAGAACTGGCCAGCTGGCTGACCGATGCCGACCGCCCGCAGCCGGTGCTGCTCGATGTGCGCGAAGCGAATGAAGTCGCCTACTGTGCGCTACCCGGTATCGTGCATATCCCCATGCAGGAGATTCCGGCGCGCCAGCAGGAGCTGGACCCGGATCGGCCGACCGTGGTGATCTGCCACCACGGCATGCGCAGCTATCAGGTGGCGATGTTCCTCGAGCGCAACGGCTTCGAGCAGATGATCAACCTCACCGGCGGGGTCGCCGGCTGGGCCGACCAGGTTGACCCGGCTTTCCCGCGGTACTGA